tatgttcttatatcagtATAACAATAATCTAGTGCTATTCTTTGAAAGAAAGCAAGGAAGAAGCAAGCCCCCTGGTAGTGGCAAGGAGCATTGAACCCATGGCAGATAACTCGTATGGAAATGGCCAAAGTCCCTCCAGTGGATAGACGTAAAATGTTGCATGTAGTTATGCCCTTTGTCACCTAGCAAAAGCCCATCTGAGTAATACAGGCTTAGAGAAGCAGGCAAACGTAAAAGCTGTCGTCATAACCCCCTGAAGAGGATTCTAAAGGGTGAGGGTCAAAAAAGACCGAGAGCAGGCAGAGGCTGAATGGAGGTCTGTAAGGGAGGGTTGTACTACAAGTAAACACTGGGAGAATCAGTCATGCagccaagagagccagtgtggtgtagtggttaagagcggtggtttggagcagcggactctgacctggagaaccgggtttgattccccaactcctccacatgaacggcggaggctaatctggtgaactggatttgtttccccgctcctacacacgaagccagttgggtgaccttgggctagtctcagttctattaagagctctctcagccccacccacctcacagggtgtctgttgtggggagggggagggacggcgattgtaagccagtttgagtctcccttaagtggtagagaaagttggcatataaaaaccaactcttcctcttcatcctcttcctcttctttttcctcttcctcctccttctcttcttcttcctcctcctcctcttcttctcccagtGAAGCAGAGGAAGATAAACAATTATGATGTAGTATTGTGAAAAGAatctactcccccccacccaagaactTTGGGCTAAGAATGCCACAACAGAGACTTCTgactattgtgtgtgtgaagtgccgtcaagtcgcagccgacttatggcgacccctttttggggttttcatggcaagagactaacagaggcggtttgccagtgccttcctctgcacagcaaccctggtcttccttggtggtctcccatccaaatactaaccagggctgaccctgcttagcttctgagatctgacgagatcaggctagcctgggccatccaggtcagggctctgactATTGATGTGTCGGTTATTTCTCAGGTGTGTCGCCAAGGGAGACCCTTTGGGAGCGCCGACTTCCCGCCCGCCCCTGCTTTTCCAGGGCTGCCGTCGCCCTCTCTTTCTCCGGAGGCCTGGAAGCACCTGAGCGACGCCGAGCGGCTCCAACAGAACGTCACCGCCTTCTCCAACTTGCCCGAGTTCCTGTCGGCCGTGAAGCGCCAACAGAAGACGCTGAACCCTGATGCCTCGGATCTGCACCGCCGGCTGGAGACCGTGGGCTGGCAGTGCCGTGGCCTGGCCAACAATCTTAAATCCATCATGGCCGCCCTGCACCTGGCGCCGGCTCCGGCTCCGCCGGTTGAACCCCCAAACCCGGACAGCAGCTTCGCCCAGAAGCTCTTCGGCTACTACCTTTGCCAGCTCTGTCGGGACTGGGCCAGCCGAAGTGAAGAGGACTTGACTTTGCTGGCTGCCAAATATCCCCTCTGAACATGCTGCTTCATCCTTGGCTATCTACCTGTCTcccgtggggaggggggagttgcatcatgtgtttccccccctccatgttGACTGTCCTCtgtgtgtggaaggggggggggaatgaaatgcCAATTTCCTGGAATGGGGTACGAAAAGAGGTCATAGGAGAAAACTTTCCGAAAATGCGGAAATATCCGCCTTTACTGCCTGTTGTTTCTCTCTTTTGCTTCCTCCccgttttttttttctgtgtcctataataataattttaaaaagacttggGAGGGGGGCTCAATCTTGGGTGCTCGCAGTTGTGGGACGGGGGAGCGGGTtggcggcagccattttgagagAGGGCTCGCCTTGCTTGCCTCCAGAGGCTGCAGATGTGCCTTAAgactgggagggggaaggaagcggGACTGATTTGACTTCTGAAAGTGGGAGCCGAGTGTCCAGTTTTTCAAATACTGGGACTGTTCAAATAACTTCTCTGTGAAACAGAGGGCTCTCCCCCTGTGACCAAGATATAGCCCCTCAGTTCCCTTATTCTTCTCCCACCCCATATATGAAAAGGAAGAGTTGCCCCTAATACAAGCCGTGTGCCTCTTAACAGCTATAGAAGCATATTCATGTCTGCTTATCCTACCATGGCTACAAACACAAAGCCTGCATTGGTGGGAAGCTCATGGCTTTCCCGTTTGGTCTTCCTCCAGACCCCCCAATCTGCTACACAGGACTCTTGAGTTATTTCTGTCTCAGAAAGGTCTTAGTGTTGGAGGAGATGGTGGGAGATCTTTGCATCCCCGTGGCCTCACATTCAACTCCCGGTGGCCTTTCCATGGAAATCCCTGAACTGTTCACACACGTGCTCAAAACTGGGTGAAGAACTCTTTCTATCTTCATGTGCTCTCCTTTTCTAACACGGGTTGTGGGTGCTGCTTTGCTGGATCACAACACGTTTTTTCTACTCTTGAGAGTTTAGCTTCTACTGTAAGCTTTGTTTTTCATATATCTGCagaataattttataaatattcttGATGCTAACTCTAACGATAATAAAAGTATTTTTAGTAGGATGTACAAGTGCTGTGAATTTTTCTGCCGGTGTGTACGTTTTCTATACAGTACAAATTGCTtttcaaccccaccccaccctcaatagggttgcccggtccctcttcaccactggtgggaggttttgggggcggagcctgaggagggtggggtttcaacgccatagagtccaattgccaaagcggccattttctccaggggaacaactcttgtcagctggagatcagttgtaatagcaggagatctccagctagtacgtggaggttggcaaccctaccccccaaactGGTTGCCACAAGCTGATTCAATAAAATATTATTGGTGCCTTCTGAATTAGATATTTGGGGTAGAGGGGAGGGAATGGGAGGAGGAAAGATGAGGTTAGGTAGAATTCTAGGAAACGACTAGCAAGTAGTAATTATCTTGTCGGTGGAAAGGAGAAGGCAGGGAAAAACTGCTTCCGCTAGAAGCTCCTTAGAATGCCTTGGTTAGTTTTTAGACTAATAAAACTAGGAAGGAAAACAGTGACTGAAGCTTGTAACTATTGTGTAGGTACTTAATGCACAAGATATGTGTATGAGTTGCAGTTCTGTGTATGAAATGCACACAATTCATACCAGGAAGCTGAGGAATGGATTTTGCGCGATTATAAaatcctattgtgtgtgtgtgtgtaaaggtccgtcgagtcacagctgacttacggcgacgcggtagagttttcaaggcaagacgttCAGATCCTATTAGTGTTAATAATTGCCCATGagacttgaggggggggggcaatgatgTCTGGTGAAATTCAGGTGGGAAAGATAAGGTCTGTGCAGAATTTCAAGGCTGCACGttgttctttgtttccccctctaAAGACGCGATTGGGATCTATGTAAAAATGGACCACATCTCAGGCAGCGTGCTATGTGTTTtttagaacataaggaaagccctgctggatcagaccaaggcccatcaagtccagcagtctgttcacaccgtggccgaccaggtgcctctaggaagcacccaaacaagacgactgcagcagcaccatcctgcctgtgttccaaagcacctcatatagtaggcatgctcctctgatcctggagagaataggtgcgcatcatgactagtatccattttaacttgtagccatggatagccctatcctccataagaacataaggaaagcctgctggatcagactaaggcccatcatgtccagcagtctgttcacaccatggccgaccaggtgcctctaggaagcccacaaacaagacgactgcagcagcattatcttgcctgtgttccacagcactcaatatattcggcatgctcctctgatcctggagagaataggtatgcatcatgactagtatccgttttgactagtagctgtaAGAacgcaagaacataagaaaggtcatgctggatcagaccaaggcccatcaagtccagcagtccagtcagtggccaaccaggtccctccaggaagcccacaaacaagacgactgcagcagcattatcctgcctgtgttctgaagcacctcatataacaggcctgctcctctgatcctggagagaataggtatgcatcatgaatagtatccattttcactagtagccatggatagccctctcctccatgaacatgtccacccccctcttaaaaccttccaagcctTCTCGGCTGATCTTTAACCCCAACCAAGGGGTTTTCCGTAAAGCTCTTTTTGGTGCAAGCGTGCAGGTCCTTGTGGCAGTTAGGCAGTCATTTGTGAGGGTGTGTTTACGGCTTCCTCTCCCTCCTACTCGAGGTCCACAGGTGTAATAGGCTTTATTCCTTTACCCGGTTTTCATTGTTAATCGGGAAACGACACCATCTGCCCTATAGCCACACTCTAGCAGCCTGTGTTCCCCTAAGACAGACACCGAGGTCAATGACATGAAAGGTGTGACGTAGGTCAGGAACCCTGACCCAGCTTGTAGTCACGCCTATGAGGGGAGAGTCATCTTTTAAAATACTGTGGAGCCCAGTTTTGTGCTGGAACGCAGCACAGATTTTCACAAGAAAAAAGGACTGTGGGGAGGGCTGTTGGTCCCACTGCTGGGGTCCAAGttgctcggtggcagagcatctgcttggcatgtggaaggtcccaggttcaatccccggcatctccagttaaagggaacaggcaagtaggtgatgtgaaagacctctgcccgagaccctggagagcagctgccagtctgagtggacaatactgacttggatggaccaagggtctgcttcagtagaaggcagcttcatgcgttcctattggaaaggggctgtggctcagtggtagagtatctgcttggcatgcagaaggttccaggttcagtccccggcatctccagttaaagtgactaggcaggtaggtgatgcaaaagacctttgcctgagaccctggacagccgctgccggtctgagtagacaatactgactttgatggaccaaggagatCCACTCTGAAGGGAAACGGCATTTCAGCGGCCTTTTATACCCATCCTGCTGTCGCGGTTCCAAGGACCCCGATTGGCTAACCCACTTGAGCATCCCAACCAGGATTGAAAAGGGATTGGTAGTTGACAGAAAAGGGCGGGACTGTGAACTGTCCGTCACAACCCACCGCTGGCAATTGTTAATTTTCCACCCCTGTTCTGTTGCCCTCTTTCAGCTTCCCTTTTCGTGTGAATGACTGAACTCACAATTATTTTTGTGTCGTTTCCCACACACCAAACATTTCCTGTGAAATGTATATAATTTTAAGCATCGTTTGTGGGCCGCCAAATAAGAATCATATGCATATTAGGTATCCAAACGCAATTCATTGTAGACACAAAAACATATAAAATGAAACAAACTTGAGATATTCAACTCATCCCTGCTTCCAGCTCCAATAAATTGGGCCAAATTAGCCATATTGAAGAATGCGTGCAAAATTATTCTTCCACCCTTGGCTTTGAATATACACTTGCTTTAGCAAGTGATGTGTTCATTTTATTTATCTGTTCTGTGTTATCCCAGAACTTTGGATTGGTCCAGcctcaaacttaaaaaaaaaaaccactgttaAGCTGAAATAAAATTGCTCCTCCCAGCTATTAGTTCAGTTGTTGAAAGAATGTTTGGTCTCATGATAAATCTACAGAAAAGAAATTCTCATAGTTATGGGGTGGCTGCATGCCAGTGAAGTCTCCCTGATAGAAGGGAGATGTTTGCGCCTCTCTGGACAACCCATTTGTCTTATTTTATGAGGTTTGGGCATCAGCATTTTCTACTTGAAGAAAAATGGCCTCAAGGAATAGGCTTAGGATTGCTAACTGAtcgggagagggaagggaaaagacAGGGTAAGGATtgggcctaaggttgccaacttccaggttgtggctggagatcttggattccaactgatctccaggcaacagagatcagttcacctggaggaaacggccactttggcaggtgcactctatggcattataccccattgaaatccctcccttccccaaactctgccttcctcaggctccacccccaaaatctccaaatatttcccagtataaagctggcaaccctatttaggccAGCAAGAGGTAAGGCTCCTCtttcctgaatagggttgccaacctccagctggtggctggacatctccagctattacaactatggttgccagctccgggctgggaaatacctggagatttttggggcggagcctgaagagggtggggtttggggagcagaggtacTTCAAAGCAGCCAAGAGACCCTACTGTGGTAACTGGTCCTTCAAGCTTGGGATGGTTGTTATGTTTGAGAGTTGGCATGCCAATGGTTACCCAACAGGAGGCAGAAGTGGGCAAGTGTAAAGAAGGGGGAGGATTggaatttaaagaaaaataaaggggaaaaactGAAGACAAAGGGAGAAACTGAACACCTCCGTGTGCTTAGAGAGTCCCCAGGAGGGCCAATTTCAAGGCCTGCACTAGCTAAGCCAAACAGACCTTGCTATAGAATTGCCACCTGGGGATCTtccagaaatacaactgatctccagacaaaagagatcagttccctggagaaaatagccacttcggaggagggtggactgtatggctgaGGTTCTTCCACTCCAAAATGCCACCCTACCcagagctccaggaatttcccaacccggagtggcCAACCCTACCTTCCCAGAGCTGGGGAACAACATCTCAAATgcctggctctagggttgccaggtccctctccgctaccggcaggaggtttttgggggcggagcctgaggacgggagggtttggggaggggagggacttcaatgccatagagtccaatggccaaagtggccattttctccaggcgaactgatctctatcggctgaagatcagttggaatagcaggagatctccagctattacttggaggctggcaaccctacctggctccCTTCCCTTAACGTAACCCAGTCAGACATCTCTGTGTCTTTACTGCGAGGGGATGTGAGTCAGCGCCGAGGAAGAGAGAGTGAGAGGGAAGAGCAGGTTATCTGTAGGTGTCCTTCGATTTAGAGGTTGACTTGGCACGCTGCCCCACACGCCCTCAGGAAACAGGAAACAAAGGGCACGTTTTCTCCTCGCCCTCGAGCTTCTAGGAAAGCAAGAAGCACTTTGCCATCACTTTCGCTTCCTTGAGAGCcactccaagcatttattttattaatttgttgcatttttatcccgtcctcattcccggcaagccgggctcaggccTATTGTTCCCAGTTGTGATGATTTATGCCACATGGGTTTGCTCTTGGCCTGTGTGGGAGATGGGAAATGAACTGGGAGGTTgcagagaggtagggttgccaactgccaggtagtaacaggagatctcctgctaattcaactgatctccagccgatagagatcagatcacctggagaaaaatggccactttggcaattgaactctatggcactgaagtccctcacctcccaaaccctgccctcttcaggctctgcccccaaaatctcccccaagtggcgaagagggacctggcaaccctaccctcttggccatcggcgggaggtttttggggcggagcctgaagtggATGGGGTttacggaggggagggacttcaatgccatagagtccattggcaaagcagccattttttccaggtgagctgatctctatcagctggagatcagttgtaatagcaggagatctcttgctagtacctggaggctggcaaccctacagagagggCAGGAAGATTCTGAGGAGTTATGGAAATGGGGCCGCAATCTGCAGGCATGTCGTTCATACTCACTCCTAAACTGCCTTTGCTATCAAAACATTACGGCAGTTTCGGCCAGATATGTAAGCTTGGTAATTTCCAAGTTGCATGTTGATGGGGCAATGTGAGGCTTGCTAATAAGTGATGAGAGGTAAGTTAATAATTAAAGGCAGCTGTAGTCCCAAAGGAGCCATAAGCATaggagggtgtctgttgtttcTCTGCATGGTTCACTGCAGAATTCTGCCAGAGGCAGCTGATACCACGGGCTGTCTTTGCCTCGAATGCGATTGGGTCATTCAATCACTCCTGTGGCAGAGATGCCACAGAACTGTGTGTcctcagaggaggctgcctgttgtGTCCCCACAGGAGTCATGCTCTGGGTTTGCCTCCTTCTAATCAAGAAGCATGGCCAGAGTAGTAATTCTTGCAGAAATATATCGAATGGCTGAAATGATCACTCTAAGGACAGGTAATTCATACTATAACGCCTGAAGAGGTTTAGAGGTCCCCCCATTACTTTTTTGttagcggtgtgtgtgtgtttttgtattttaACAGAGTTTTAGTTCTTGAAAGAGAAAGGTATAAAATAAGTTGTAATCATGTTATTACAATTGCAGAAAACATGACATCGTTAAATTACCATAAGCAATGAAACACACATCAAGTCAGAAGAGGAATGAAAAGGCTTCCTTTaagagtgagctgtgactccagTTTTAGTTTTAAAAGTGTTGTGTCTCATCAACCTGAAgtttgggtggggttgccaggtccctcttcaccaccagtgggagatttttggggcagagcctgaggagggtggagtttggggaggggagggacttcaatgccatagatttcaatggccaaaacagccattttctccaggtgaactgatctctattggctggagatcagttgtaatagcaggagcgcctgccaccacctggaggttggcaaccctaagtttgggAGAAATTGTACTTCCATCTGCAGGTCAAAAGCCCAGAGTCACATGTAAGTCTGGGAAGGAGGACTCCTAGGTTCTCAAATATAAACTAAGTTATTTGTAATAGGTTCTTTCTGCAAAGAACCCAAACCTCTTTAATCCAACGAGTTGGAttcagccagatttttttttttgctctgattTATgcaattcttctccttcctttatcCTCCACCCCATATGGCTTTTATCCATGCAGTTTCCATAAGCCCCGGCATAGCCTTTTTCAAGGTGAAAGGGACCCCCTCTgatctttttcaccagcagataaGTTGGTTAGATCTAGCCCCTGATCCGtagacaaatgaacacatgaagctgccttgtatggaatcagacccttggtccatcaaagtcagtattgtctactcagaccagtagcggctctccagggtctcaggcagaggtctttcgcatcatctacttgcctggtccctttaactggagatgccggggactgaacctgggaccttcaatatgccaagcagatgctctaccactgagccacagccccgctccatggctctccagggtctcaggtagaggtctttcacatcacctacttgtctggtccctttaactggagatgccagggattgaacctgggaccttcagcatgccaagcagaggctctaccactgagccacggtctctCCCCAGTCTCCCAACCACCCAATTGAAGAGGCTCGGGCATGACAAACCTATCATGAGCAGTCACCTATGTCAAAGTGCATTTAGAGCCTTGTGtaaaccagtatttttttttacattttgaaaGGTTGCTCACTCCACATATTTCCAGGTATAATTCTGTTTCTGCTGAGATCGATGTCTGTTACATAAAAGCTCACAGACAAATTTGTTCATCCAGTGATGTGACTTTTATTATACAAAATAAAATCCTACATAGGAAAAAATCCCCAATAAAGCTAAAACAACTGCTTATCAAAAATATACAATGTTCAAcgtcaaaaaaatattttaaaaataaaatcctttttaaaaaagcacatttaATACAAGTAAGAGGGGGAAAACTAGGGAGATTGTTAAAAGTTACTTTGTTCTATCCGAGAGAGCTGCATATCTTTCTCGAGATTTGAATCCATATATAGGGCGGTTACCAACATGCCACAACTCAGATGGCACCGAATCTCAGAGAGGATATCAATTTACACCTTTTCCTACATGTAAGGCAcagcaagagccccgtggtgcagagtggtaagcttcagtactgcagtccaagctctgctcacaacctgagttcaatcccgacggaagctggtttcaggcagccggctcaaggttgactcagccttccatccttccaaggtcagtgaaatgagtacccagcttgctgggggtaaagggaagatgactggggaaggcactggcaaaccaccccgtaaacaaagtctgcctagtaaacatcagggtgtgatgtccccccatgggtcaggaatgacccggtgcttgcacaggggacctttgctttTAAGGCACAGTGATGACCTTTAGCTCACTCACAGACAGAGCTCCACAGATTGGATTTTCATATCTCCTCACATCTCTTGAAATTCAATGTGCAAGCCAGCTCACACATCCAGGGAGAAATGAGACGTGGCTCAAAGTTTGGTTTTTACTGAAAAAGCAACCTTGGGAGTTCCGTCAAAAACCGGTGTAAGGCAGAGAGGAGCAgtttaacttagggttgccaggtccctcttcgccaccggtgggaggtttttggggtggagcctgaggagggcggggtgtggggaggggagggttttcaatgccatagtccaattgtcaaagtggccattttctccaggcgaactgatctctatcagctggagatcagttgtaatagcaggagatctctggctagtaccttgaggttggcaaccctacttcaacgccatagagtc
This genomic window from Euleptes europaea isolate rEulEur1 chromosome 18, rEulEur1.hap1, whole genome shotgun sequence contains:
- the CTF1 gene encoding cardiotrophin-1; translation: MEVLPVDLPKLRSSSHSQQEIAERVNQAHLLSVSLQRGSEQLLAEYVCRQGRPFGSADFPPAPAFPGLPSPSLSPEAWKHLSDAERLQQNVTAFSNLPEFLSAVKRQQKTLNPDASDLHRRLETVGWQCRGLANNLKSIMAALHLAPAPAPPVEPPNPDSSFAQKLFGYYLCQLCRDWASRSEEDLTLLAAKYPL